The DNA region TGTGTCTACCAATGAGGTGACACTTATCTTGGATGTGATAAAGCATATCAAAGTTTTATATATAGTATATGAGTGACTGACACCTCATTGGTGGTCACATAGATGAGTACGGTTGATGGACAACATAATAAAACTAATTGATACCTCGGGAAGCACCGATGTCATCGGTTCATCCGAGGACTCAGGACGGGGATGAGTCGAAAAGACAAGAGAATCTAGGGTAAGAACCAACCCTGGGGGAAAAGTGCTCTTTTATTAGTCATCCCTAGGTTCGCAACAACCAGGGAAAATGACCACAAACAAGCTCGAGCTCTCAGCTTAGCCCGAGCATTACAAGGAGGCTTAGTGAATCAGGAACAATGTTTGTATCCTCACATCAAGATCACTGCCTAAGCATTTCGGAACAAGACGTCAATCTTGAGCCCACAGGTGTGGAGGGCCATACTCCGAAATCATTGGCATGTCATTCACCGTACATAGGGGTGATGTGACAAGACCAGAGGTAATATCAGTTGTCAGTTGTAACGAGACAGGGGCAGGGCTTAGGAAGCTGTCTTGCCATGAGGAGTGACAGCACTGAAAACAAGATCAtcattgactttttttttataaatactcAGACTCACTAGATTACAAAACATTCAattcatttaacatttttgcACAAGTACTCAATATACATTTTCATACGAAAGACATTTGACTGACTTGAGCGTCAGAGTGGTCACACAGAAAAACCTTCCAGCGCCCCACTATCGTTCTTTGCTCTTAATGTAAATTTTTCAACTCGGGTACCATTTGTCCGGTCTCCAGAGTGTGTAAGAAGAATCTACCCGACTCGGTGAATCGCTCACTTAGCTCTCTCGATTTAACCGACCATcatcaataatatatatattgacaATACACATCAAATAAAACCTTCACACACGTAGCCATATTATTTTAAGAGGATaaacaaaattgatttttttggtaaatagtagtaattattattattattattttatttttgggttgAGAGGAATTAAAGAATGCCCCCCCTTGGTGCCGTTGGTCCACTCCAATTTATATACTCTTGTGTCTTTATATTTTGGCGCATATAAACTTACAAACATATAGTTTAAACTGTGGACAAGTGCCTTGAATTAGATCGTATGGATAGAACCTCAATCCTCTCAAATGAAGCTGGCTTCTTACACACAATTTCCAACCCAAAAAACAATCCAATTCTTGATCAGTTAGACACACAAGGAAGCAACTTCATCAACCAGCCTCAAAGCAACAACACATCTGCAGCAAACCAATCCTCGGATTCGGTCGAGGCTTCCGACGCGAGATGGGCATCAAAACTACTCACAGAGTGTGCCAGAGCCTTATCTGATAAGGACTCGACCAAGATCCATCACCTTCTATGGATGTTGAATGAGCTTGCTTCTCCATATGGAGATTGTGATCAAAAGTTAGCATCTTATTTCTTGCAAGCCCTCTTCTGTAAGGCGACCGACTCCGGTGACCGTTGTCACAAAACCCTGATATCGGTTGCAGAAAAGAGCCACTCTTTCGACTCTATCCGAAAACTGATCCTAAAGTTTCAAGAAGTGAGCCCTTGGACAACTTTTGGTCATGTGGCATCAAATGGAGCCATTTTGGAAGCCTTAGAGGGTGAGTCCAAGATTCATATCGTTGATATAAGCAACACTTTGTGTACACAGTGGCCTACTCTATTAGAAGCCTTAGCTACAAGGACCGATGAAACGCCTAATTTAAAGCTGACTATTGTCGTTACAACCAGCATCGCAAAGTCGGTTATGAAGGAGATAGCTCCAAGAATGGAGAAGTTTGCAAGGCTCATGGGTGTGCCCTTTGAGTTCAACGTCGTGAGCGGCCTATACCGGTTAGGAGACCTGACAAAAGAGGGTTTGGGGGTTCAAGAAGATGAAGCTTTGGCTGTGAATTGTATTGGAGCATTGAGAAAAGTTCGTGTTGAAGAAAGGATGGATGTCATCAAAATTATCCAAACCCTAAAACCGAGGGTTGTCACAATAGTTGAAGAGGAGGCTGATTTTTCAACTAACAAAAACGACTTCGTTAAGTGTTTCGAAGAATGTTTGAGGTTCTATACAGCATACTTTGACATGTTAGAAGAGAGTTTCCCAACTACTAGCAATGAGAAGTTGATGTTGGAGAGGGAGTGCTCCAGAACCATAGTAAGGGTTTTGGCTTGTGATGATGAAAGTGATCATGGAGGGGATAATGAGAGGATGGAGAGGGGGATCCAATGGGCGGACAGGCTCCAGGATTTGGGTTTTTTGTCAGTTGGATACAGTGACGATGTCATCGATGATATCAAAGCATTGCTTAAGCGATATCGAGCAGGGTGGTCGTACATATCGCCCCCCGGTTCCGTCTATGATTCAGGTATCTATTTGAGTTGGAAAGAAGAACCTGTGGTATGGTGTTCAGTGTGGAAACCCTAAAAGTATGTGTTTTCAGGTATATAGATATCTTTGTTTTAAGCTTTTATATTAGCATGAGATTTCTATAAAGATATATCGATTTTCAAGGAACATAgagttatatataatatatttcaagAACTTTGTAATTCTTTTGGGGTTATAATTTGATTCAAGTCTAATTATTCTTCCTTCTTTGTGGCCTTTTCTATCTTCTTGTTTGCCTTGTTTGAAACATACTGCGCTACTggaacaattatatatatatttacgttTGGTGTAAATACTTCAATACATTGATCAGATGCTTTAAATtgttacaaaatatatatatatataaggagTACTTAAACACCACATAAATATcgatattatataaaaataataatatttggaCTAGAAACATAACCTTAATTGCATACTAAGAACTGAAATTATACTTTAGTACaatgaaatatattttgaattaattgaattcgTCCATCGTAATTAATTATTTCCAACTGATTAATTAAACTCGACTGACTAACATAAGTAATACTTATCTTATAAAATTCAGATAATCAACTAAACATGTTATAttaaaggcaaaaatttgtgtgagacggtctcacgggtcgtattttgtgagacatatatcttatttgggtcatccatgaaaaagtattactttttatgctaagatatgaatatcgatagggttgacccgtctcacagataaagattcgtgagaccgtctcataagatacATACtctatattaaaatataagaagAGTAATATTACTATGTACAAGTCTAACATAAACTCGATCGACTTGTTTTTTCCTACTATAACTCTATGATATAATTAGTGAACTTAGAAACTCAAGAAATGGAAGCAACAATTTTagatataaaataatttctcaACATCAAATGATGCAATATAAATGAATGAATTGGAAAAAggttgcattaattaattaaaaaaaggcATGTTTGGGTGGCAAGCACAAGTATACCAAATGAAACCCAAGATTGCCTTTATGTCTACTGATATGAACAGCATATTTCCCCTTTCTCTTTTATAGTGGAAATTAAAATcctctttttttaaatttttcctgcAAACTTTAATCTTATCACACCTTTTTCTCCTTTATTTTTTTCGTCCATTTATGGCCGACgctaaaatatttcattttcaagGAATTTAAAgggaacaaaattattttttttttttggaaaaaaaatatgttatgttattgaaatatatttatttataatagatATGCTGtgcaatttattaaaatttataaattatttcttgCAAAAACTACGATGGGTCCGGGTTGATGGGTCTGCCAATCTGGGCTCAAATACATTCCATATAAATTCAAATGAAAGAAACTCATTTTTCTACAGGACCAATAATATCAACATCGACAGGCCCAAAGTGAGGAGATCGGTTGTTCATAAGTTGCACGTTTTCAAAGTTGAGAAACTAAAACAAAAAGTCATTGCGTCTCAAATTCATCATCATAACTCTTATCGATTTTCTTTTGAGTTAGGTTAAGAAATTGTTACTATTAATCTCACATCTAAAATCTCCCCCCAAAATATGAGCTTGTTGGATGAGATCcaacaataatatttatatatattatattatttaatttgaatatctcatctatatttttatattatattattaaatataagacctttaaaataattattttagagGACACTAAAATCCAAACAAAACTTCTCTTTTAAATCGAAcgactcttctaaattgaaaataatttcatgttaattgtttaatattatttgatcaaattaaaaataataataacacatacaaTGCGTAAGCATCTTTTAATAgtgttaattaattttgttcTGTAAATAtgaaaccaaaattttttttttcaatgttaTCTTTCATAATATTTGTTAGTTAATTTTACTATTGTGAGTTTATTAACAAAATTTGTAAGGTCTTTTGTGATAACGTCTCACGTACCTTTATTCGATCATTATTTGTGAGATGGATAAatcatatctatatttataataaaaagtaatgattttggcataaaattaatattttttcatggatgaaacaaatagaatatatgactcacaaaattgacctgtgAGACTAACTTACATGAGTTTTGTGATTTTTGtatatctctcattttttttcgatttttcttaAACTTAATCCTAATATATTTTAGAATTCAAACTAAATCAGTAAATCTTACACAATTTATAAGTATCATATCttagtaaaataatatttatttttaaaaacaaaaatgatcaaagattaaaaaaaaaattattatgacaCACATGAACACCGGCTGTTTATTAAACAACATAAAATGTAAAGGAAAAGGATACCACAAAAATACTTTTATGCCCTCGTGTTAACTTCATGGCCAGTGACTCACACGAAATCCAAGAAAAAGCTAGAAAATGGACACGAGTTCCACAAAAATCGAAGCCAGAAACCACGCAGCATCCGAATGCTTTCATATATAAAGAAATAGTTGTCTGGAGTTCCGTTGATTTTTATCCGTTGGAACTAGAACTCTAACCTCGCTCTATCAGTTCGTATAACTTGTGTGGTGGTTTCATTTTCTTGATCCAAAATGCTCGAAGCTATTCCATTTTTCTCCGCGCCAGCGCCCCCATGGCATTCAACAATTTTGCTTCAGACACCCACCATTTTAAGCAAAAAGTACCCATTCTGCCCTTCTATTTCATGCTCGCTGTTAAGCAACAAGGACTTCAAACTTCGTGCGACGAAACAGCGGCAGAATCCTGGATTGGAGCCTCAGGATTCAGGTATGTCATCTGGGTTCTTCATGTTTGTGGCGTAGTATTTTGGGGATGGATTAACAATTTATCTTCTTTTGGGTTCTTCAGATGGCGAAAATAAGCTCCATTTGACTGAAAAGAACGCCGATGAAGGGATTGAATTTGGATGGTTGCCCGCTTTTCCACATGTTTTGACTGCTTCCATGTCCAATTTTCTCTTTGGTTATCACATTGGGTATACTGCGCTTTCTGATGTTCTTGATTGCTTAAAACGTGATTTATGCATGTTCTACGAATGTATATGATATGTTAGCTACTGAACTGGCGCATTCTTACGTCTAATTTGAGTTGTTTTAGATTGAATGCATTTTTAATCTTGTGAAACAGTGTACTGGACTTAAAATGTGTCTGTTAGTTGATGTATTGTTGTTTTTTTGTGTCTGCCTCTACTTGTGTCGACCATCTTTAAATGTTTCTATAATTATCCATGATTCAGGGTAATGAATGGTCCTATTGTCTCTATTGCTAAGGAGCTTGGTTTTGAAGGTAATTCATTTTTAGAGGGGCTTGTAGTTAGCATATTCATCGGTGGTGCATTTATTGGAAGCATAAGCTGTGGTTCTCTTGTGGATAAACTTGGTTGTCGTCGCACATTTCAAATTGACACAATACCTCTTATACTCGGTGCAATGATAAGGTAAATTCTTTTGGATAGATGATTTATTTGCTGCTGTtgcattttttattaaataaaagagCTTGAAACACTGTGTTTGACAGACGTTTGTTTTACACTTCCTAGTGTATTAAGGGAGTATGAAAGAAATTGCAAATTTCAGATTCcacaaatttaaatatatgatgTTTTGTTGTTAAAAAGAATTATTTAGCAGGACACGTGCTTCCATGTTTGCCATTTTTCTAATTCCATGTTTGAATAATTTATGCCAGTGCTCAAGCAGACTCCTTGAACGAAATACTGTGTGGGAGATTTCTTGTTGGCCTTGGTATTGGTGTGAACACAGTTCTCGTTCCTATTTATATATCAGAGGTAAAGTTAATGTTTCAGACTTGTAAGTTGTGTGGGCAACAAGATCTTCTATTTGTTGCTCCTTTTGTCACTTCCCAAATGTCCAGTTTTCTGTTATACCAAGAGTAATGCTTTTTGAGCTTGAATTGTATAGCTCTGACTATTGTCAGTCTTCTTGTTTATTAACTTCTATACTTCTTTCATAGATCGCACCAACAAAATTTAGGGGTGCTTTGGGGACCTTTGCTCAAATTGGGACGTGCCTTGGAATTATTGCCTCGCTATGTTTAGGGATCCCTTCAGAAAATGATCCCCACTGGTGAGCACATCCTAAATACTTATTCCACGCAATTCTAATTTTGAAAGTTGATCATAttcttgtttgttttcttcTCTTCCTGTGTTCTTAATtatctttcaatatttttaggcTGGGATCAGTCCTGCAACTACGCATTAATTTCACGaataaaatgtttatatatCTGTAAAATTTTCTGTTACTGCTTTTATCCCATACAGAAGCTTGAATTTTTATCTTTGTAATCAGGGGCTGACATAGAAAATTCAGTGATGGGGGCTGTTTAATATAATTAGGGTGCGAAAGTAGGATTCTCAGaaaaatcaacataaaattcaaaattttcaatttgaaGGAGGTGTGATTTTCTTAGATTCTAGCTCCCCTCAAGTATTTTTGCAACTAGTAACCTTCATTTTCAGAATTTTCTTTCCTGCTGTTGAATTTGAAGTCTTTTGATACCAGGTGGAGAGTGATGCTATACATGGCTAGCATCCCGGGTTTCGTTATTGCCCTTGGCATGCAATTTGCAGTTGACAGTCCCCGCTGGCTATGTAAAGTATGttgcattttattttttggctGCCTTTATAATTCTCTGTGTATAAATAAATATCCTGGTCTATTTAGGCAGGGAAAGTTGGCGAAGCCAAAGAAGTGATAAGCAGACTCTGGGGGCCATCTGAAGTCGATAAAGTAATCGAAGAATTCCAGTCTGTCATTAAAAATGATGGTGCTGGTTTAGATAGTGATTGGGTGGAACTCTTTGCAGAGCCTCACTCTAGAGGTGATATCAAGgtgttattttcatttttaatttgccaatttatgtttttgagctTGAAGTGCATGTTGTGGTTCGTTGCCTATTCTGCTTTCTAGAAAAAAACCATTAAGTTACCTTGCACATTGAATACGCTGGAGTTCTTTGAGTTGTTTACAAGGACTTGGGTTGAATGCCTCACTAGGGGACtttgtttgaagcatttcaGCCTAGTAGAACCTGCATAAACTAAAGAAAAAGCATTTTCTTTTACTTCGACTCCAGCCTATAATTTATGGAAATTGTATGGTCTATATGTCATAATTTCAATGCATGAACAAAACATGTCGATTTTTATTTACGAAGCCTTGAGTGAGGATTAAAGAAACAGATTGTGTTGGGATATTGAAATAGAACCCTAATTTTTCGGAAATAACATTGGACTTTAGGGAAGACGTATTTGCTCTGCGATCCGATTATGAACTGAGCAGAACGTTCATGGAACATAATCTCCTTTGCCTTATTCGATAACTATAAAGAAAGGGATCTTTCTGGAAAACTATACTAACTCTCGAGTTTTAGCAGATACTTGAAGCTGCTTTGGGTAAATTAGGATCAGAGGCTTAGGCTACCCTAATCTAACAAATTGGTTTTTAGAGGAGATAACATATTGACAAGATTTCAAGTTTTAATGTAAAAACTTCTCTTTAACCAAAAGAATGATTGGACACAACAAGAGATTATGAAAAATGTAGGACTTTTTCTTGACATTATTATTTTCGAACTTGTTATTTGTTGGACTTCCTTATAATATCCTTAGCGTCTTTCTTATATACTTACTGCCCAGTCCATTTTTATTGTGGCTGCAGCTGCGTTAATTGGTGGTGCCCTTTTTATTCTTCAGCAATTCGCGGGCATAAACGGGGTTCTCTATTTTTCATCCTTAACTTTTCGAGATGTAGGAATCACAAGCAGTGCTTTGGCCAGCTTATATGTTGGATGTACCAACTTGGCAGGTTTTGCCTTTATCTTTGCCTATACTTGTTATTACAATAACTCTGGTCTCAATTTTTTGATCTGAGCTGATTTTTAGGCGCACTTTGTGCCTCATACTTAATGGATAAGCAAGGGagacaggtgctactcattggAAGTTACTTGGGAATGGTGAGTAAATATACAtacaaatatgaaataatttgataaaatatcttCGTTCAATTTGACTTAGATGACCTATAGTCATCGTGAGTCGCTATATGAGGTTCATTTAATGCATAATCTTTTTCCATACCAGTAGTCAAATATGCTTTTGATTGAGAATTTTCTGAATGAAATAAGTTGAATGACATGGCTATACTCTCGAATATTCCAAGGCAAGACATAGttattgtaaattatttttatcgcctgtgtttttaataaatttaacgaTTTTTCTGCAGGCTGTTTCAATGTTTGCCATAGCCGGTGGGATCATCTTTCCTTTGGGCAGTGAGATCAGCAGCAACTTATCAATTTTCGGAACCATAATGTATGCTTTCTAGTACAACAATGTGATAGTAAATCTTGTTAAATTCAGTCCCCGTATCTCATCTTGTGCTTTCCCTCTTTGCTTTTTCAAAGCATCCTATCTTTTAATGTCATGTGAGTTCTTTATCCATATATGCCCACCAATGCATATATCTGCTAGTAGATAAGTTTTTGGGaaatttaatttatggaagtgagTGATATAGTTCGAAATGAAGCTCCTTATGTTTTAGTTGTCAAATAATGAGCTCGATTAGCAACTATTTTTTTACATTCaccattttatgaaaattattgaACCCCAAATTTCTAGAAGTTATATCGTATGGTATTCTAAAGTCATTCATATCTCTCCCATTAACCAATGTAGGATGGGATTTTAAAAGTCAGTCTTTTGACTTCAAAGATTGTTGCTTATAGGTACATATTTACTTTTGCTCTTGGAGCTGGCCCGGTTACAGGTATTATTATACCCGAGCTGAGCAGCAACCGGACACGAGGGAAAATAATGGCATTCAGTTTCTCTGTTCACTGGGTATGTAAACAAAAGGCAACTGTTATGCAATGTAAGTCTTAGGTTGATGTAATATGCTCGGTGATTTCAGGTCTTCAACTTCTTGGTGGGCCTGTATTTCCTTGAACTCGTGGATAAATTTGGGGTTGCTCCAGTTTACGCGGGCTTTGGTGGGGTTTCCTTGTTAGCTGCGGTATTTGCTTACTATTTCATTGTTGAAACTAAAGGGCGATCCCTTGAAGAAATCGAGCTTTCACTGTCTCGAAGCAGGAAATAAGTTGATAGTATTAGAATCTTTGTCATCCCCCCGGAAAATTTGATGGTGATGGTACACAGAATCATAATTTGCACTTTGAACAATAATATGGTTGTGTTGTGTTTATGTATAAACTTGCCTGTTGCACAACCGTAACCTGAATCTTCTAAAAGCCAATATTGTGATTGTCAACCTTACTCGGGCACCTAATTGTTACAACAATCTACCAAGTTAAAATACACGAGACTCACTCCATGTGTAAATAAGAAACATAAATaagaaacataataataataacattacTCCCAATATAATCCTAATGATCAAATTTGCGAAAGCAACTTCTTCATTATTGGCCTTGGTCTATATATTTAGCCACCAAAGACTGAGCCTTAGGCATTGTAATCCCGGGCCCTTCACTCATATCCACCAGGTCTCCCCCTACTCTTACACATTCAAAACACTGAATTAGTGACCCCAAAGCCAATCCCACAATGTGCATAGCCAAGTTCTCAACGGGGCAGCCCCTTATTCCATATCCAAATGGCATCAACATAGTTCCATCCCTTTTCCCTTCGAAATCGATTAATCTTTCTGGGTCAAATTTTCTTGGATTCTTCCTGATTTTGTCACAGTTTTGGATGTCCCACAAGTTCACCAACAGCACCGTCCCGGGACTTGTATCCATCCGCCTACCATGCACTTTGACCCATGACTCGTGTGGGACAAGGACGGGATCAGCTGGATACAAACGTATAGTTTAAttcgattttaaattgtttatggattagttaaatattttcatttttgcaCAGctattcattataatatttttattttaagaacaAAACATATCATTTCGGggataaaaaatttatacaagaggaaaaaaccaaaaaattgaaaagataTGTTTGAGTATATTTCATATGACGACATAATTGATGACTTTGTTTGAAAAAGTACAagacattttaaataatattaattgtcTAATaagtttcttttaaaaaaataatataaacatttttttttcctaaagtTCAGTTTTCCAATTACATGTTACGATTTACTTTAATTATGAATTcaattagtttatttatttttacttagtatcataaataatattttatattgtttttacCAATTAgctttataattattaaatgtgAGATAAGTAAATTCGAGATTGAATTCAAATTTAGTTCATCCAATCCAATTTGATCACTAAATTTCATCCAATcgaatttgatataaaattccattagaatttatgttttttcgagttcacaaattataaattatgcCATAGAGTGAGATATTTTTGGGTTGCAAGCAACTTTGGTTGAGCATGTTGCTTGAGAGAACAACAAATCTCCGAGATCTGAAGCGACTCTTTTCATCTTTGCCTCTGCACCACAACTAATCAATTATTACATTTTTCCGAAAGCAGTACGTTTCCCATTCCAAATCACCGCAATTACTGACCTGTACTTAGAACGAGGGTCGGTGCTTGTGAGCGCCAGTCCTGGGAGTTTCGGAGAACCAATTCGAATCGCATCGCTGTTTCTTGGAGACCTGTTGAAATCGACGCTGGATTTGCTCGAATCCAGGTTCCGGTCGGTGTTTTACAGTTGCTGGTTTGTTATTCTCGAATGTCTGCAACATTGTTCATTACGTCTTTGCTGTGTTGTTTTAGGGATGTCATTCTGTCGCtgctgatatttttattttgttttttacgCCTTTAGCTTTGAGCTCACCGCCTCCCCTTGCTCACAAGCTGATCGCCATTACTGGCTAAgcgtatgttttttttttttttttaaaaaaaaataaacttatttCGTTAACTTACGTGTGTGACTTCTATGAGTTTATGCCTACCTTTTTCGATGCGCGATCTACTAGATTATTCTTTTCGTGAAGTGTTTctaaatcatattttcaagcaTTTTGTTTGCTGCATTATGCTTGACATTACTTGCTATTCCATGACTGCATGGAATGCTAGAGCTGTCAATGAAACATGGGTAATTGTCTAGGAAGATTATCGAATAATTTCAGTTATGTAGGACATAATGTTACTATTTTGGTTCCTATCATGAATGAATCTTGTGTTTGAGTTATCACACAAAATTGTTTCGCTATGCATTTAGTCAAGTGGAAATGAACTGTATGGTTGGAATGTCCCTAAGTTATGAACGAAAGGAATAAGAGATGTACTTTGAAACATCGGGTTTGCTAAAAAAGGACGTCGTTTGGAACACAGAGTAGGATTTTGTAGTTCTGAAATATTTACCCCAATGGACATTTAAAGGAAGAGATTGTCTGTTGACTGAGTTATACTTTTGCATCAAAGCAAAAATGTGGATAGCTGGACTGAACTACCAGTTTTCATCTACGGTCAAGAGATGCTGTCCACTTGGAACAATTCTCAATGTTTTCATTGCTTCCGAGACATTTCTAAATTAAAACTACTATCTGTTAATGCATGGCCATAGATCAGACCAGATGCTAGCCCATTAACAGTATTGCCGTCACAAATGagcagaaaaatattttgattattgtttTATGGTACTCTGGGTATGATAGATGTTTCCGTCAGAGTTTGCCTTTTGGAAGTCTAATTTAATTTGACACTAACTGGGCCAATTGGTTTGGGAAAATGTTCTCAAACTTCTGTGATTAAGATCAAGCATTTTGTCcattaaaaaaaagagattgAACGTGTGATTTTGTCTTAGTTAAGAGAAGGAAAGAAAATGTTTCACATATGATTGATACGAGATAAAGAAAACTAAAGAAATTGGCCTGAGTACTTTATACATATTTGCTTGcgtttcataaatattttaaaagattagcAGAGAACTAACTCGTGGGGACTGttattgaaaatatgatgtaGTTATCTATTCGGCAAGAACAGAAAGTGTTCAGATATAAAAAGTATTAGACCCCGTTTGATGAAAAGATTAATTATCTTTTATTTGAGAAAGACTGCTTCCATTTGAATGCTTTGCCAAATTGATGTTCTACTTGACAATGCTGTGTAGATCAATTACATGATGCAtatgtgcattttatttttaggTCTCTATGGCCTTTTGTGAAGGAGTTACAAACAGTTCTGCGAAAATCACGGCCTTTTCACCGTTTTCGAGGGGATGAATTACTTCATTCTGAGCTGAAAATTTCActttatttcaataaactcatCCAGCCGGCTGTGACAAAGTAGGAGTTGGATTGGTCTGTGTGATAGTTGAAGGAATACATATACGCACACAATGATCAGCAGACAACTTTTATTGACCTATCTGTATCTGTTAGTATATATAGTTCTATCCTCGGGAGTTATTTTGTACAACAAGGTATGTGATCACTCTTTAGAGATGGACAATATTTGATTCTATTCTCTTTTTTCCTCTTGGTTTTTCTTGTTACATTTTTTGATTGTATATGTCATCCTTTCTCTTTCACCTATTCTTCATCATTCTGTTGAACAATTGTAATAGTATCAGCTGTTGAAGCTCTGGGCTTCAGTTTTTCTGCAGATGGACATTTTCCTATTTTGCGTGCTGCACTTAAGTATGTGCCTATCCACGTTATTTTTCACCTGAAAAATTCGATGCCATTTAAATTTAAGAGCAAAGCCCCCTTATAATAAACTCGGGGAAAACAAAATATTCGTTTATGTGAGACTAAATGATAAAAAGCAAGcgaaaagaaagaaagatagCAGTATCTGTATTGGTTATCAGCGATGGCCTCTTTAAGATCATCAGTATT from Primulina huaijiensis isolate GDHJ02 unplaced genomic scaffold, ASM1229523v2 scaffold25443, whole genome shotgun sequence includes:
- the LOC140967627 gene encoding protein SHORT-ROOT-like codes for the protein MDRTSILSNEAGFLHTISNPKNNPILDQLDTQGSNFINQPQSNNTSAANQSSDSVEASDARWASKLLTECARALSDKDSTKIHHLLWMLNELASPYGDCDQKLASYFLQALFCKATDSGDRCHKTLISVAEKSHSFDSIRKLILKFQEVSPWTTFGHVASNGAILEALEGESKIHIVDISNTLCTQWPTLLEALATRTDETPNLKLTIVVTTSIAKSVMKEIAPRMEKFARLMGVPFEFNVVSGLYRLGDLTKEGLGVQEDEALAVNCIGALRKVRVEERMDVIKIIQTLKPRVVTIVEEEADFSTNKNDFVKCFEECLRFYTAYFDMLEESFPTTSNEKLMLERECSRTIVRVLACDDESDHGGDNERMERGIQWADRLQDLGFLSVGYSDDVIDDIKALLKRYRAGWSYISPPGSVYDSGIYLSWKEEPVVWCSVWKP
- the LOC140967560 gene encoding probable plastidic glucose transporter 1 encodes the protein MLEAIPFFSAPAPPWHSTILLQTPTILSKKYPFCPSISCSLLSNKDFKLRATKQRQNPGLEPQDSDGENKLHLTEKNADEGIEFGWLPAFPHVLTASMSNFLFGYHIGVMNGPIVSIAKELGFEGNSFLEGLVVSIFIGGAFIGSISCGSLVDKLGCRRTFQIDTIPLILGAMISAQADSLNEILCGRFLVGLGIGVNTVLVPIYISEIAPTKFRGALGTFAQIGTCLGIIASLCLGIPSENDPHWWRVMLYMASIPGFVIALGMQFAVDSPRWLCKAGKVGEAKEVISRLWGPSEVDKVIEEFQSVIKNDGAGLDSDWVELFAEPHSRAALIGGALFILQQFAGINGVLYFSSLTFRDVGITSSALASLYVGCTNLAGALCASYLMDKQGRQVLLIGSYLGMAVSMFAIAGGIIFPLGSEISSNLSIFGTIMYIFTFALGAGPVTGIIIPELSSNRTRGKIMAFSFSVHWVFNFLVGLYFLELVDKFGVAPVYAGFGGVSLLAAVFAYYFIVETKGRSLEEIELSLSRSRK